The following are encoded in a window of Halosolutus halophilus genomic DNA:
- a CDS encoding CPBP family intramembrane glutamic endopeptidase, which translates to MEQTAHRTIGNTSVSIGNPWLFFAVTFAITWGFWLAAIALEVRFDSAAGLVLLLIGLVGPGAAGIGFVYLVYDDRGRADFWNRLKQVRRIGVRWFLVILLLPLAVTVTAAAVSMLLGGSGATWGEGVQEFGVNPLAILPALFFATLPPILEELGWRGYALDRLQMNWSALSASVLLGVVWAVWHLPLFFIEGSFQREEVGFATLGFWLFMIGIVALSVVFTWVYNHTSRSILGIILLHGWINFVSETIEVGDVFYYSHWVLLAVIITVIWGAATLTNTEEVPQPPPGSDHDRRYS; encoded by the coding sequence ATGGAACAGACTGCGCATCGAACGATTGGCAATACGTCCGTCTCAATCGGGAATCCATGGCTGTTCTTTGCCGTCACATTCGCCATAACGTGGGGATTCTGGCTGGCAGCAATCGCTCTTGAGGTAAGGTTTGACAGCGCCGCAGGCCTCGTGTTGCTACTAATCGGCCTTGTTGGCCCTGGAGCTGCCGGTATTGGGTTTGTGTACCTTGTGTACGATGATCGAGGACGGGCGGATTTCTGGAATCGCCTCAAACAAGTTCGCCGAATCGGCGTTCGGTGGTTCCTCGTGATACTTCTGCTTCCGCTGGCAGTGACTGTCACAGCCGCAGCAGTAAGTATGCTATTAGGTGGGTCAGGTGCGACATGGGGCGAAGGGGTGCAGGAATTTGGCGTGAATCCACTTGCGATCCTGCCTGCGCTATTTTTCGCCACACTCCCGCCTATTCTCGAAGAATTAGGATGGCGAGGCTATGCGTTAGACCGGCTTCAGATGAACTGGTCCGCGCTGAGTGCCAGCGTGCTGTTAGGCGTGGTCTGGGCCGTCTGGCACCTCCCGTTATTCTTTATCGAAGGCTCATTTCAACGCGAGGAAGTTGGATTCGCCACACTCGGGTTCTGGCTGTTCATGATCGGCATTGTCGCGCTATCAGTCGTATTCACGTGGGTCTATAATCACACCTCACGCAGCATCCTCGGCATTATCCTTCTTCACGGATGGATTAATTTCGTCTCCGAAACGATCGAAGTCGGAGACGTATTCTATTACTCTCACTGGGTGCTGCTCGCAGTGATAATTACAGTAATCTGGGGAGCGGCGACACTCACGAATACCGAAGAGGTGCCTCAACCGCCTCCTGGTAGCGATCACGACCGCAGATACAGCTGA
- a CDS encoding universal stress protein, with product MAPSHVLVPLDGSPLAKDALEHALDVFDCEITVLNVVTPLDTNMSEGGILEVEESRLDAAYTQADRLIERARDRSGAVGRSIETTVETGEPADTILAYIDTSNVDHVVLGGHGGPPSPFHRLLGTVATTVVNKASVSVTVIR from the coding sequence ATGGCCCCGTCACACGTCCTTGTCCCGCTGGACGGCTCTCCATTGGCCAAGGATGCTCTCGAACATGCACTTGACGTATTCGACTGTGAGATCACCGTCTTGAACGTCGTGACACCACTTGATACGAACATGAGCGAAGGAGGCATTCTGGAAGTGGAGGAATCACGGCTTGATGCGGCCTATACCCAAGCTGATCGACTGATCGAGCGTGCCCGCGATCGGAGTGGAGCGGTAGGCCGATCAATTGAAACAACAGTCGAAACCGGTGAACCAGCAGACACAATCCTCGCTTATATCGATACGAGCAACGTCGATCATGTCGTGCTGGGGGGGCACGGAGGTCCCCCCAGCCCATTTCATCGTCTACTCGGCACTGTTGCAACTACCGTCGTCAACAAAGCCTCCGTGTCGGTAACAGTTATCCGGTGA
- a CDS encoding NUDIX hydrolase, with protein sequence MDQPAHASVRGLIENEGRVLLIKQRTPDGSDVWEVPGGRALIGEDPRDAVVREVREETSLEITVGDPIDVYSYTWDGRAKGVVATVFECEVVDGTVDISNTPEDESIIGFDWVTRTRVDSLPMLPELREIITDQ encoded by the coding sequence ATGGATCAACCTGCCCACGCCTCGGTTCGGGGTCTCATTGAGAACGAGGGTCGAGTTCTCCTCATTAAACAACGAACGCCCGATGGGAGCGACGTGTGGGAGGTGCCGGGTGGACGGGCATTGATTGGCGAAGACCCGAGAGACGCAGTCGTCCGTGAAGTGAGGGAGGAAACGTCCCTCGAGATCACCGTTGGAGATCCGATCGACGTGTATTCGTACACTTGGGACGGGCGCGCGAAGGGCGTAGTAGCAACGGTTTTCGAGTGCGAAGTAGTCGACGGGACAGTAGACATTAGTAATACCCCCGAAGACGAATCGATCATTGGTTTCGACTGGGTTACTCGCACTCGAGTTGATTCGTTACCTATGCTACCCGAACTCAGAGAGATCATCACCGATCAGTAA
- a CDS encoding bacteriophage holin yields the protein MSNWIGTKVQQSDSETMQEPRRTTISEPSRLEPNAFGLACGIFWAGAVAAIGLTARVGWGKRWEELLADMYRGFNETRSGLIIGAGWAFLDGFTSGYVVASLYDRILPD from the coding sequence ATGAGCAACTGGATCGGCACCAAAGTGCAACAATCAGATTCTGAGACGATGCAAGAACCGCGCCGGACCACGATTTCGGAACCGTCTCGACTGGAACCAAATGCGTTCGGGTTAGCGTGTGGAATATTTTGGGCGGGCGCGGTGGCGGCTATCGGTCTCACTGCTCGAGTGGGGTGGGGAAAACGGTGGGAAGAGCTACTCGCGGACATGTACCGCGGCTTCAATGAGACCAGGTCCGGACTCATCATTGGTGCTGGCTGGGCGTTTCTGGACGGGTTTACCAGTGGATACGTCGTCGCTTCGTTGTACGATCGCATCCTGCCGGATTGA
- a CDS encoding IS5 family transposase — protein MHSKLARFTERCVELSQKAVGSGSKEPLSKGKGGYADWVIVAIHGLREYLDHSYRRLLDVLREMPAIVAKLGLSPDELPDFTTVCVRKQDLKMPVWRMLLQLSAELFDTGEVQAIDSTCIAHRSSSHNYAKRVKGTFESVKTTILVDCSTRAILDIHCSMNLPHDTQIAWQVLKRNLSNVETVVADKGFDWDELRQMLRNEGIRPVIKHREFYSLDATHNARINDETYHQRSIAESMFFALRKRFGSTLKARTWFGQFRELVLKAAVRNIEQSLRA, from the coding sequence GTGCACTCCAAACTGGCCCGCTTCACCGAACGATGCGTCGAATTGTCTCAAAAAGCTGTCGGAAGCGGTTCGAAAGAACCTCTCAGCAAAGGAAAGGGTGGCTACGCTGATTGGGTGATCGTAGCGATCCATGGTCTTCGGGAATACCTCGATCACTCCTACCGACGGTTGCTAGACGTTCTTCGAGAAATGCCAGCTATTGTCGCCAAACTCGGCCTTTCACCGGATGAGTTGCCGGACTTCACCACCGTTTGTGTTCGAAAACAGGATCTCAAGATGCCCGTCTGGCGGATGCTGTTGCAGCTGTCGGCGGAACTATTCGATACCGGAGAGGTACAAGCAATCGACTCAACCTGCATCGCTCATCGCTCGTCCAGCCATAACTACGCAAAACGCGTCAAAGGGACGTTTGAGTCGGTCAAAACCACTATTCTCGTAGACTGTTCCACGCGAGCTATTCTCGATATACACTGCTCGATGAACCTACCACATGACACGCAGATTGCGTGGCAAGTCCTGAAAAGAAACCTCAGCAACGTGGAAACCGTCGTCGCTGACAAAGGGTTTGATTGGGATGAACTCCGCCAGATGCTGCGAAACGAGGGGATTAGACCGGTGATCAAGCATCGTGAGTTCTACTCGCTCGATGCCACACACAATGCTCGGATTAATGATGAAACCTACCATCAACGGTCTATCGCAGAATCGATGTTTTTCGCGTTGCGCAAGCGATTCGGTTCAACACTTAAGGCAAGAACGTGGTTTGGACAGTTCCGAGAACTCGTCCTTAAGGCCGCCGTCAGAAACATCGAACAATCGCTCAGGGCCTAA
- a CDS encoding HTH domain-containing protein yields MSKQEERALEALPPSAKFVYKILEYEAPLTQKEIIEETQLTQRTVYNALQDLEKIDVIDSHPLRTDLRQDVYYLK; encoded by the coding sequence ATGTCTAAACAAGAAGAACGGGCCCTCGAGGCCCTCCCACCGAGTGCGAAGTTCGTGTACAAAATCCTCGAATACGAGGCACCACTCACACAGAAAGAGATCATCGAGGAGACACAGCTGACTCAGCGGACCGTCTACAATGCGCTTCAAGATCTCGAAAAGATCGACGTCATCGACAGCCATCCCCTGCGGACAGATCTTCGTCAAGACGTCTACTATCTAAAGTAA
- a CDS encoding minichromosome maintenance protein MCM — protein sequence MSTAQTQDEPLTDRLATEFYRRYSKEAIGQLAQRYPNEQRSLEIDWRDVHQYVPDIADDYLTQPEQMRRYFEEALRMFDLSIDIELNAHVRVGNLSEEYTYYPGEFSPSGHLGDYRSIRGEITKTSDVYPKIEEAAFECKLCGTLTRVPQSDGNFQEPHECQGCERQGPFRVNFDQSEFVDAQKLRIKMPPELADGAGQKIDAFVEDDIAGKVTVGDRVCVSGIIRFEQNTSGSKKEPTFDEYLEGYHIDIEQTDQQDLDISSKERKRIHDLADGAEGDPFEVAAQSFSTKVFGYDLEKKALVLALVSGGSIEYADGDTDRSTVNVFLIGDPGTGKSKLIDRAEDVGWRTVGVTSRRASGPGLTVAAEQDDFGDDGWSLKAGAFVKANGGAVCIDELDDMDSEVRAHMLEPMSKQKINVELAGESATFATEAAVIAAGNPKHGRFDPYEPIPEQFDFRSDLLSRFDLIFTVQDEPDEDDDRELADHVLDVRDAAKRDDQNEDKEDDGVEPIVEPELFRKWIALAKQQPAPPFESKAIKEQLRDSFLEIRRLYDVSDNSPIPVTFRDLEALVRIAEAAAKFELSDVITERHARITTEMAGRSMQDVGKNEDGEYDADVVEVGQSKSQKKRMKLLASAINELEDEYADGVPRDRVIECMTEDDDRWSADRLYSDMDSMLEDGVAIEPKTDHIRYLGRA from the coding sequence ATGTCAACAGCCCAAACCCAGGACGAACCACTCACCGATCGTCTCGCGACGGAGTTCTACCGTCGCTACTCCAAGGAGGCGATCGGCCAGCTGGCACAACGCTATCCGAACGAACAACGCTCGCTCGAGATCGACTGGCGCGACGTCCATCAGTACGTCCCCGACATCGCGGACGACTATCTCACGCAACCAGAGCAGATGCGGCGGTACTTCGAGGAGGCGCTCCGGATGTTCGACCTCTCGATCGACATCGAGTTGAACGCGCATGTACGCGTCGGGAACCTCTCAGAGGAGTATACCTACTATCCGGGCGAATTCTCTCCGTCGGGGCACCTCGGCGACTACCGGTCGATCCGGGGCGAAATCACGAAGACATCCGATGTCTACCCGAAGATCGAGGAAGCCGCGTTCGAGTGCAAACTCTGCGGCACGCTCACCCGCGTCCCACAGTCCGACGGGAACTTTCAGGAGCCTCACGAGTGCCAGGGCTGTGAGCGACAGGGGCCGTTCAGAGTGAACTTTGATCAGTCAGAGTTCGTCGACGCGCAGAAGCTCCGTATCAAGATGCCGCCGGAGCTCGCCGACGGCGCCGGTCAGAAAATCGACGCCTTCGTCGAGGACGACATCGCCGGGAAGGTAACGGTCGGCGACCGGGTCTGCGTCTCGGGAATCATCCGGTTCGAGCAGAACACCAGCGGCTCGAAAAAGGAGCCGACGTTCGACGAGTACCTCGAAGGCTACCACATCGATATCGAGCAGACAGACCAGCAGGATCTCGACATCTCGAGCAAGGAGCGAAAGCGGATCCACGATCTCGCTGACGGGGCCGAAGGCGATCCGTTCGAGGTGGCTGCGCAGTCGTTCTCAACGAAGGTCTTCGGCTACGACCTCGAGAAGAAAGCGCTTGTCCTGGCGCTGGTCTCTGGCGGGTCGATCGAGTACGCCGACGGTGACACTGACCGATCGACGGTGAACGTCTTCCTGATCGGTGATCCTGGAACTGGCAAGTCAAAGCTAATCGATCGAGCAGAAGATGTTGGATGGCGGACTGTCGGTGTGACAAGCCGCCGTGCGAGTGGGCCTGGCCTCACGGTTGCAGCTGAACAGGACGACTTCGGCGACGATGGCTGGTCGCTCAAAGCCGGCGCGTTCGTCAAAGCCAACGGCGGGGCGGTGTGCATCGATGAGCTCGACGACATGGACAGCGAGGTCCGTGCGCACATGCTCGAGCCGATGTCGAAGCAGAAGATCAATGTCGAACTCGCCGGCGAGAGCGCCACCTTCGCAACCGAAGCCGCGGTGATCGCGGCGGGCAACCCGAAGCACGGTCGGTTCGATCCATACGAGCCGATCCCTGAACAGTTCGACTTCCGTTCGGACCTGTTGTCACGCTTCGACCTGATCTTCACCGTCCAGGACGAACCCGACGAGGATGACGATCGGGAACTGGCTGATCACGTCCTGGACGTACGCGATGCCGCAAAGCGCGACGACCAGAACGAGGACAAGGAAGACGACGGCGTCGAGCCGATCGTCGAACCGGAACTCTTCCGGAAGTGGATCGCGCTCGCGAAACAGCAGCCTGCCCCGCCGTTCGAGAGTAAGGCGATCAAAGAGCAGCTCCGGGATAGCTTCCTCGAGATCCGCCGGCTCTATGATGTCAGCGACAACTCGCCAATCCCGGTCACCTTCCGCGACCTCGAGGCGCTGGTCCGGATCGCCGAGGCCGCTGCGAAGTTCGAACTCTCGGACGTCATCACTGAGCGCCACGCTCGGATCACGACCGAGATGGCCGGTCGGTCGATGCAGGACGTCGGCAAGAACGAAGATGGCGAGTACGACGCCGACGTCGTCGAAGTCGGTCAATCGAAAAGCCAGAAGAAGCGGATGAAACTCCTCGCGAGCGCTATCAACGAACTCGAGGACGAGTACGCCGATGGCGTTCCACGCGATCGCGTGATCGAGTGCATGACCGAGGACGACGATCGGTGGAGCGCCGATCGGCTCTACTCGGACATGGACAGTATGCTCGAGGATGGCGTCGCGATCGAGCCGAAGACCGATCACATCCGATATTTGGGGAGGGCGTGA
- a CDS encoding universal stress protein: MATHVLVPIDGSDQSWQAFEHALTNHEGSTITALTVTHPMQGLFTDADDHGLFAPDDGGLFDSKAREQVEDVGDQLNEEARRRFADADPADTTLETAVESGRPANTIVAYANEHDVDQIVIGSHGRAGASRMLLGSVAETVTRRAGVPVTIVR, encoded by the coding sequence ATGGCAACCCACGTTCTGGTTCCGATCGACGGGTCCGATCAGTCGTGGCAGGCGTTCGAACACGCGCTGACGAACCACGAAGGAAGCACGATCACCGCCCTCACCGTGACCCATCCGATGCAGGGGCTGTTCACGGATGCGGACGACCACGGCCTCTTTGCCCCCGACGACGGCGGTCTGTTCGATTCGAAGGCGCGTGAGCAGGTCGAGGACGTCGGGGACCAACTGAACGAGGAGGCCCGTCGGCGGTTCGCGGACGCCGATCCGGCGGACACGACACTCGAGACGGCGGTCGAATCCGGTCGGCCCGCGAACACGATCGTCGCCTACGCGAACGAGCACGACGTCGATCAGATCGTCATCGGGAGTCACGGCCGCGCGGGTGCCTCGCGGATGCTTCTCGGCAGCGTCGCTGAAACGGTCACCAGACGGGCGGGGGTCCCGGTGACGATCGTTCGGTAG
- a CDS encoding pyridoxal phosphate-dependent aminotransferase, whose protein sequence is MTMEFTDRVTRVEPSATLAISALATELENEGADVVDLSVGEPDFPTPENIVQAGKDAMDAGHTGYTTSAGILDLREAIADKLAADGLDHTTDEIIVTPGAKQALYEIVQALIEDGDEVVLLDPAWVSYEAMVKMAGGDLTRVDLSGSDLQLEPALDDLAAAVSDETELLIVNSPSNPTGAVYSDAALEGVRDLAVEHDVTVISDEIYKEITYGVEPTSLGTFEGMADRTVTVNGFSKAYSMTGWRLGYFAGPEDLIDQAGKLHSHSVSSAVNFVQHAGIEALENTETAVDQMVQAFRERRDLVVDLLDDHGVDVAVPEGAFYMMLPVDSDDQAWCEGAIEDAHVATVPGSAFGTPGYARISYAASEERLKEGIERLADEGYL, encoded by the coding sequence ATGACTATGGAATTCACCGACCGCGTGACCCGAGTCGAACCGTCCGCGACGCTCGCCATCTCCGCACTCGCCACCGAACTGGAGAACGAGGGGGCAGACGTCGTCGACCTGAGCGTCGGCGAACCCGACTTCCCGACGCCCGAAAATATCGTCCAGGCGGGCAAGGACGCGATGGACGCCGGCCACACCGGCTACACCACCTCCGCCGGGATCCTCGACCTGCGCGAGGCGATCGCCGACAAACTGGCCGCCGACGGCCTCGATCACACCACGGACGAGATCATCGTCACGCCCGGCGCGAAGCAGGCACTGTACGAGATCGTGCAGGCGCTCATCGAAGACGGCGACGAAGTCGTCTTGCTCGACCCCGCGTGGGTCTCCTACGAGGCGATGGTCAAGATGGCCGGCGGCGATCTTACCCGCGTCGATCTCTCGGGATCGGACCTCCAGCTCGAACCCGCGCTCGACGACCTCGCGGCCGCGGTCTCGGACGAGACCGAACTGCTGATCGTCAACTCGCCGTCGAACCCCACCGGTGCGGTCTACTCCGACGCGGCCCTCGAGGGCGTCCGCGACCTGGCCGTCGAACACGACGTCACCGTCATCTCCGACGAAATCTACAAGGAGATTACCTACGGCGTCGAGCCGACGAGCCTCGGCACGTTCGAAGGGATGGCCGATCGCACCGTGACGGTCAACGGCTTCTCGAAGGCCTACTCGATGACCGGCTGGCGGCTCGGCTACTTCGCCGGTCCCGAGGACCTGATCGATCAGGCCGGCAAGCTTCACAGCCACTCGGTCTCCTCGGCCGTAAACTTCGTCCAGCACGCCGGGATCGAGGCTCTCGAGAACACCGAGACGGCGGTCGACCAGATGGTCCAGGCCTTCCGCGAGCGCCGCGATCTGGTCGTCGACCTGCTCGACGACCACGGCGTCGACGTGGCCGTCCCGGAAGGCGCGTTCTACATGATGCTCCCGGTCGACTCGGACGATCAGGCCTGGTGCGAAGGCGCGATCGAGGACGCCCACGTCGCGACGGTGCCAGGCAGCGCCTTCGGTACGCCCGGCTACGCCCGGATCTCCTACGCGGCGAGTGAAGAACGGCTGAAGGAGGGGATCGAACGACTCGCGGACGAAGGCTACCTGTAG
- the ribH gene encoding 6,7-dimethyl-8-ribityllumazine synthase, whose amino-acid sequence MTTLGLVVAEFNRPITEQMEQEAKAAANAAGAEVYDTIHVPGVYDAPLAADRLARREAVDAVAVVGAVITGDTDHDQVISDATAQRLSDVSLERDTPVTLGVTGPGMSAAEARERVENAAKAVDGAIDLVSELPDATE is encoded by the coding sequence ATGACCACGCTCGGACTGGTGGTCGCGGAGTTCAACCGGCCGATCACCGAGCAGATGGAGCAGGAGGCCAAAGCAGCGGCGAACGCCGCCGGCGCGGAGGTGTACGACACGATCCACGTCCCCGGCGTGTACGATGCACCGCTGGCGGCCGATCGGCTCGCTCGGCGCGAGGCCGTCGACGCCGTCGCCGTCGTCGGAGCGGTCATCACCGGCGATACGGACCACGACCAGGTCATCAGCGACGCGACCGCCCAGCGGCTCTCCGACGTGAGCCTCGAGCGTGACACCCCCGTAACGCTCGGCGTGACGGGGCCCGGCATGTCCGCCGCCGAAGCACGCGAACGCGTCGAGAACGCGGCGAAAGCCGTCGACGGCGCGATCGACCTCGTTTCGGAACTGCCCGACGCCACCGAGTAA
- a CDS encoding 5-(carboxyamino)imidazole ribonucleotide synthase: MTTLETPGPTIGVVGGGQLGRMLAEAAAPLGVELVVLDPTPDCPAAPVARDQIVADFDDEAGVRELAARTDVLTFEIELADQEALDRVSEDSGTPVHPKPSTLETIHDKLVQKRTLRDEGIPVPPFREVTDADDVHEAIDDYGAPVMLKARTGGYDGRGNVPVETKADAEDALESVAGPAMVESFVNFEREISVIAVKGDDEIAAFPVGENVHEDEILRETIVPAGSSDAVTDRARDVAAHVLEVMDGRGVYGIELFETSEAPPASEASSGRSQRDGDILLNEIAPRPHNSGHWTIEGAESSQFEQHVRAVLGWPLGATDLRAPTVSVNLLGDVEEPRDAALRGVDRILETPGANLHWYGKRQARPLRKMGHVTLTGRDEASTDDLLETARELEDAVTFRP, translated from the coding sequence ATGACAACGCTGGAGACGCCAGGACCGACGATCGGCGTCGTCGGCGGGGGACAGCTCGGTCGGATGCTCGCCGAGGCGGCGGCACCGCTCGGGGTCGAACTCGTCGTCCTCGATCCGACGCCGGACTGCCCGGCCGCACCCGTCGCCCGCGACCAGATCGTGGCCGACTTCGACGACGAGGCGGGAGTTCGCGAACTGGCCGCGCGAACGGACGTGCTCACCTTCGAGATCGAACTCGCCGATCAAGAGGCCCTGGATCGCGTGAGCGAGGACTCCGGGACGCCGGTCCACCCGAAGCCGTCGACGCTGGAGACGATTCACGACAAACTCGTCCAGAAGCGCACCCTCCGGGACGAAGGGATTCCGGTCCCGCCGTTCCGCGAGGTAACCGACGCCGACGACGTCCACGAGGCGATCGACGACTACGGTGCGCCGGTCATGCTCAAGGCCCGCACCGGCGGCTACGACGGCCGCGGCAACGTGCCCGTCGAGACGAAAGCCGACGCCGAGGACGCTCTGGAGTCGGTCGCCGGCCCCGCAATGGTCGAGTCGTTCGTCAACTTCGAACGCGAGATTTCGGTGATCGCCGTCAAGGGCGACGACGAAATCGCCGCCTTCCCCGTCGGCGAGAACGTCCACGAGGACGAGATCCTCCGGGAGACGATCGTTCCCGCGGGATCGAGCGACGCAGTGACGGACCGCGCCCGAGACGTCGCGGCGCACGTACTCGAGGTGATGGACGGACGGGGTGTCTATGGAATCGAACTATTCGAAACGAGCGAGGCGCCACCCGCCTCGGAAGCGTCGAGCGGACGGAGTCAGCGAGACGGTGACATTCTGCTCAACGAGATCGCGCCGCGACCGCACAACTCCGGCCACTGGACGATCGAGGGGGCCGAGAGTTCGCAGTTCGAACAGCACGTCCGCGCGGTGCTCGGCTGGCCCCTCGGTGCGACCGACCTCCGCGCGCCGACCGTCTCGGTGAATCTACTCGGCGACGTCGAGGAACCGCGGGACGCGGCGCTTCGGGGCGTCGATCGAATTCTCGAAACGCCCGGTGCGAACCTCCACTGGTACGGGAAGCGCCAGGCGCGCCCGCTGCGCAAGATGGGGCACGTTACTCTGACCGGCCGAGACGAGGCGTCGACTGACGACCTGCTCGAGA